One segment of Fibrobacter sp. UWR3 DNA contains the following:
- a CDS encoding phage baseplate assembly protein: MQNDEVVVLVANAKGRARVDKFVSYTIDADLYSPEGSFSFECDSKYDMNRGNLCQIFVNRKCVMAGIIDTVRRSLSRSGPKMEIEGRSVASVLADSSVTKFGTLPRTLPQLAERLVKDLPFLSRKDFVFNSGSDKDKIKRKFVELSPGDSVFDVLKKAANSLGFLFWASPDGSLVFDKPVERGKADFRIHAFENGEEMDYIEGSVTETLNGQHSLIKVIGESQDDSDIKYVAASVKNDDFPFYRPLVVNWNENEGPAKKTAELQLATEKASAIQLEYTMSGHSQNGIPWTINAFCDVEDHYNGAVDSYLIKRRTFTLSRSEGKRTRLELQPGGSL; encoded by the coding sequence ATGCAGAATGATGAAGTCGTCGTGCTTGTGGCGAATGCCAAAGGGAGAGCTCGGGTGGACAAGTTCGTGAGCTACACGATCGATGCGGACCTCTATTCCCCGGAAGGCTCATTCTCGTTCGAATGCGATTCTAAGTACGATATGAACCGCGGCAACCTGTGTCAAATCTTTGTGAACCGCAAGTGCGTCATGGCGGGGATTATCGATACCGTGCGCCGTTCCCTTTCTCGCAGCGGGCCCAAGATGGAAATCGAGGGGCGATCGGTGGCGTCGGTGCTAGCCGACTCCAGCGTGACAAAGTTTGGAACTTTGCCAAGGACGCTTCCCCAGCTGGCAGAACGGCTTGTGAAGGACCTGCCGTTTCTCTCCAGGAAAGATTTCGTTTTCAACTCCGGGTCAGATAAGGATAAAATCAAGCGCAAATTCGTCGAGCTTTCTCCGGGAGATAGCGTCTTTGATGTCCTGAAGAAAGCGGCCAATTCGCTCGGTTTTCTATTCTGGGCATCTCCTGACGGCTCACTGGTCTTTGACAAGCCTGTTGAACGTGGCAAGGCCGATTTCAGAATCCATGCCTTTGAAAATGGCGAGGAAATGGACTATATCGAGGGGTCTGTCACCGAAACATTGAACGGTCAGCACTCGCTTATCAAGGTTATCGGCGAAAGCCAGGACGATAGCGACATCAAGTATGTAGCCGCCTCGGTCAAAAATGACGATTTCCCGTTCTATCGCCCTCTTGTGGTAAACTGGAACGAGAATGAGGGCCCTGCCAAGAAAACCGCAGAACTTCAGCTGGCAACGGAAAAGGCATCCGCAATCCAGCTCGAATACACGATGTCCGGGCACTCGCAAAACGGTATTCCCTGGACAATCAACGCCTTTTGCGACGTAGAGGACCATTACAACGGCGCTGTTGACTCGTATCTGATTAAACGCCGCACGTTCACGCTCTCCAGGAGTGAGGGCAAACGCACCCGCCTTGAATTACAGCCCGGAGGCTCGTTATGA
- a CDS encoding phage baseplate assembly protein: MMKFFTSLVTSCKDVAGKLRSISGKANGIEFEGRQMMQHFGFISIPKAGERCLFLQFGNVVIAVASDGKDRPAVKEGETALYSDKAHYIILKNNGTIAIKADGGLDIDGDVRVNGEVKDKIGNLSKLRDTFNQHTHVGNLGAPTATPVPQDTGA, encoded by the coding sequence ATGATGAAATTTTTCACCAGTTTGGTTACCAGCTGCAAGGATGTGGCAGGCAAGCTCCGCAGTATCAGCGGCAAGGCTAACGGTATCGAATTTGAAGGCCGTCAGATGATGCAGCATTTTGGCTTTATCAGCATTCCCAAGGCCGGAGAGCGTTGCCTTTTCTTGCAGTTTGGCAATGTGGTCATTGCTGTTGCAAGCGACGGCAAGGACCGCCCCGCCGTAAAGGAAGGCGAAACGGCGCTTTACAGCGACAAGGCCCACTACATCATCCTCAAGAATAACGGCACCATAGCCATCAAGGCGGATGGCGGTCTTGATATCGATGGCGACGTGCGAGTCAATGGCGAAGTTAAGGATAAGATCGGAAATCTCTCAAAACTTCGCGATACCTTCAACCAGCATACTCACGTGGGCAACCTTGGTGCACCAACAGCAACGCCTGTGCCGCAGGATACGGGGGCCTAA
- a CDS encoding phage GP46 family protein, with translation MTTDQIKEEVQLSLTVAKGSFYKKPEFGHRFKELAREVASENTRSKAETYATEALKWMLDYKHLRSVESTATYADSDKLLVHVVCVAYNGDVIEFKRFVEVGDVRNS, from the coding sequence ATGACTACAGATCAGATTAAAGAAGAAGTTCAGCTTTCGCTTACCGTGGCAAAAGGTTCATTTTACAAGAAACCTGAATTTGGCCACCGTTTCAAAGAACTTGCCCGTGAAGTGGCATCCGAAAACACCAGGAGCAAAGCCGAAACTTATGCCACCGAGGCACTAAAGTGGATGCTGGACTATAAGCACCTTAGAAGCGTGGAATCGACGGCAACCTATGCCGATTCCGACAAGCTCCTGGTGCATGTGGTATGTGTCGCATACAATGGCGATGTGATTGAATTTAAGCGTTTTGTGGAGGTCGGCGATGTCCGTAACAGTTGA
- a CDS encoding discoidin domain-containing protein — MSVTVDQILQRMIVDAKNYNPTIKISQGTETYIRFATAASAIWGLYKQMDWTLDQIFPTTMNQESLEQWANDRGLDYSNLTASELLTFILSYLRNPKSGGKPSDYERWALEASSTGKAIGLESSMIYGNMPDLNAANAVKPHDRENIAFTCGSSDTEKNVVIDLGDSKEIFGIGLGFITKRPATFGIYTSDDAQTWTKQGKVDAAYWWAMATFDSVSTRYVKVELEEIEALESWQTEALNTVKCFGVEIYVPSDSNEAPTSSRCLKNYYGVGTVLMLMGPSSLSMRCCEAVRAKCEYEGPVAPREIWVNVPVEITLSLRVTVRKLQQLDEDGFREDVNKYFADLEPGDLFIPSQIVVYAIKNGGENATTIEVSKNGGEYQVETDAIDSYSTEKFVLGDLVVQ; from the coding sequence ATGTCCGTAACAGTTGATCAAATCTTACAGCGTATGATTGTCGATGCGAAAAACTACAACCCGACTATCAAAATTAGCCAGGGCACGGAAACCTATATCCGATTCGCGACTGCTGCGTCTGCCATCTGGGGCCTCTACAAGCAGATGGACTGGACCCTTGACCAGATTTTTCCGACCACGATGAACCAGGAAAGCCTGGAACAGTGGGCGAACGATCGTGGGCTGGACTACAGCAACCTGACCGCAAGCGAGCTTTTGACGTTCATCCTGTCGTATCTTCGCAACCCGAAGAGCGGCGGCAAGCCTAGTGATTACGAACGCTGGGCCTTGGAAGCGTCTTCTACCGGCAAGGCTATCGGGCTCGAATCCTCGATGATTTACGGCAACATGCCCGACCTGAACGCGGCCAACGCTGTCAAACCGCATGACCGCGAAAACATCGCCTTTACTTGCGGATCCAGCGACACTGAAAAGAATGTCGTGATTGATTTGGGCGATTCGAAGGAAATCTTTGGAATTGGTCTTGGTTTCATTACCAAACGACCGGCTACTTTTGGAATTTATACGTCCGACGACGCCCAGACCTGGACCAAGCAGGGCAAGGTCGATGCCGCTTACTGGTGGGCTATGGCCACCTTCGATTCTGTTTCTACCCGCTATGTCAAGGTTGAACTCGAAGAAATCGAAGCGCTCGAAAGCTGGCAAACCGAAGCTTTGAATACCGTCAAGTGTTTCGGCGTCGAAATTTATGTGCCTAGTGACTCAAATGAGGCCCCGACATCATCCCGATGCCTCAAGAACTACTATGGCGTGGGAACGGTTCTCATGCTGATGGGTCCGAGTTCACTTTCGATGCGCTGTTGCGAGGCGGTCCGGGCAAAGTGCGAATACGAAGGCCCCGTTGCCCCGCGTGAAATTTGGGTCAATGTTCCTGTAGAAATAACTCTTTCTCTACGTGTTACGGTGCGAAAACTGCAACAATTGGACGAAGACGGTTTCCGGGAAGATGTCAATAAATATTTCGCCGATTTAGAACCAGGAGATCTCTTTATTCCTTCACAAATTGTTGTATACGCAATCAAAAATGGTGGCGAGAATGCGACTACTATCGAAGTATCGAAAAATGGTGGGGAATATCAGGTTGAAACAGATGCTATTGACTCGTATTCCACTGAAAAATTCGTCCTTGGTGACCTGGTGGTGCAGTAA
- a CDS encoding putative phage tail protein, with amino-acid sequence MVENPFESPHYRALTQLYPLQMDAEEYAVAKELDRALESADAVYREIFPGSAITTLERWENLYELGHSGSLEVRRQALLEAINRDSGIAERHYKALAAAIGFDIDIVKPPRMLRAGLGRAGFEVYDQDEQYTWTVKCDRLKSSCTKLIQTLEAQKIPFTQIKWKFQQPPAGRLLLEDGGALLLENGHQLLLENET; translated from the coding sequence ATGGTTGAGAATCCCTTCGAAAGCCCGCACTATAGAGCTCTCACGCAGCTCTATCCGCTCCAGATGGACGCGGAGGAATATGCCGTCGCCAAGGAACTTGACCGAGCCCTGGAAAGCGCCGATGCCGTCTACCGTGAAATCTTTCCTGGTTCAGCAATAACGACTCTCGAACGGTGGGAAAACCTTTATGAATTAGGCCATTCCGGCTCCTTGGAAGTTCGCCGCCAAGCCCTTTTAGAGGCTATCAACAGGGATTCAGGCATTGCGGAACGTCATTACAAGGCGCTTGCAGCGGCAATCGGTTTCGATATCGATATTGTAAAACCGCCCAGGATGCTCCGTGCGGGCCTTGGCCGAGCAGGCTTTGAAGTATACGACCAGGATGAACAATACACCTGGACGGTTAAATGTGATAGACTGAAATCTTCTTGTACCAAATTGATACAGACATTGGAAGCTCAGAAAATCCCGTTTACTCAAATTAAATGGAAATTCCAACAGCCACCTGCAGGTCGCTTGTTGCTCGAAGATGGCGGAGCCCTGCTTCTTGAAAACGGACATCAACTTCTCCTGGAGAACGAAACATGA
- a CDS encoding SGNH/GDSL hydrolase family protein, which yields MDYKTEIKGYDTLVKTATMVTVAALLAAFSMAEAAENYKFDFVEGPVAAGYTQVKASTKYSDSQGYGFESGTVSSVDRLWDDDLTTDFLTAKGDMVFSVALPQGNYEVTFILGDGENESETTVWAENRKLMLDRITLAGGVFSRQTVSLRRMETRSMDGSVTMSIKDREKDYRTWDKKLTFVISGKAPAVAGIEIKRNDNVTTLWLCGNSTVVDQITAPWAGWGQMAPGFFKSSLAIANYAESGLTASGFYSMKRLAKILSEVKKGDFVTVQFAHNDQKNQNDVNNYEATLTKYANEIKAKGATPLFVTSTARQNETDPKTAVGGLPERMRALGKKLGVIVLDLNQHSITLGKALGGNKEKMYMYTASDKTHFCEYGAYELARANIEEIKAKVPELAKHLRDDHEAFDSSKPDPLDILTQAKAPITEGGLVQVEPESSSSEETDSSSSAEIAGPESSSAEGTEGITAAESMMQSNAISGRIEGSTLLLEGIDGGAHDISIFDMQGHRIAEFLAMQGNELHITLRQGAYLVKVSQGNRILGIFKAVRR from the coding sequence ATGGATTACAAAACTGAAATCAAGGGCTACGACACCCTTGTCAAAACAGCCACGATGGTGACTGTCGCAGCGCTTCTGGCCGCATTCTCCATGGCAGAAGCCGCCGAAAACTACAAGTTCGACTTTGTCGAGGGCCCGGTTGCCGCGGGCTACACGCAGGTCAAGGCAAGCACCAAGTACAGCGACTCGCAGGGCTACGGCTTCGAAAGCGGGACGGTTTCTTCGGTAGACCGCCTGTGGGACGACGACCTCACCACGGATTTCCTGACGGCGAAAGGCGACATGGTTTTCTCGGTGGCGCTCCCGCAAGGCAATTACGAGGTGACGTTCATTCTCGGTGACGGTGAGAACGAAAGCGAAACCACCGTATGGGCAGAAAACCGCAAGCTCATGCTCGACCGCATCACCCTCGCCGGCGGCGTGTTCAGCAGGCAGACCGTTTCGCTCAGGCGCATGGAAACAAGAAGCATGGACGGCTCGGTGACCATGAGCATCAAGGACCGCGAAAAGGATTACCGCACCTGGGACAAAAAACTCACCTTCGTCATCAGCGGCAAGGCGCCCGCCGTCGCAGGAATCGAAATCAAGCGTAACGACAACGTGACCACACTCTGGCTCTGCGGGAATTCCACCGTGGTTGACCAGATAACGGCTCCGTGGGCGGGCTGGGGCCAGATGGCCCCGGGATTTTTCAAATCCAGCCTTGCCATCGCGAACTACGCCGAATCGGGCCTTACCGCAAGCGGGTTCTACAGTATGAAGCGTCTCGCAAAGATTCTCTCCGAGGTCAAGAAGGGCGACTTCGTGACCGTGCAGTTCGCGCATAACGACCAGAAGAATCAAAACGACGTGAACAACTACGAAGCGACACTCACCAAGTACGCAAACGAAATCAAGGCGAAGGGCGCTACCCCGCTGTTCGTGACATCCACCGCAAGGCAGAACGAGACCGACCCGAAAACAGCCGTGGGCGGGCTTCCCGAACGCATGCGCGCCCTCGGGAAAAAGCTCGGCGTCATCGTACTCGACCTGAACCAGCATAGCATCACGCTCGGCAAGGCGCTCGGAGGCAACAAGGAAAAAATGTACATGTACACCGCAAGCGACAAGACGCACTTCTGCGAATACGGCGCCTACGAACTCGCCCGCGCGAACATCGAAGAAATCAAGGCGAAGGTACCCGAACTCGCCAAGCACCTGCGCGACGATCATGAAGCGTTCGATTCCAGCAAGCCCGACCCTCTTGACATCCTCACACAGGCAAAAGCGCCTATCACAGAGGGCGGGCTTGTCCAGGTGGAACCGGAGTCCAGCAGTTCCGAAGAAACGGATTCTTCTTCAAGCGCAGAAATCGCCGGTCCGGAATCGTCCAGCGCAGAAGGAACCGAGGGCATCACCGCCGCCGAATCCATGATGCAAAGCAACGCCATCAGCGGGCGAATCGAAGGTAGCACGCTCCTTCTTGAGGGCATCGACGGCGGCGCGCACGACATCAGCATCTTCGACATGCAAGGCCACCGCATCGCGGAATTCCTCGCCATGCAGGGGAACGAACTCCACATCACCCTGCGTCAAGGCGCCTACCTCGTCAAAGTCTCACAAGGCAACAGGATCCTCGGGATATTCAAGGCCGTAAGGCGATAA
- a CDS encoding TIGR02147 family protein, whose protein sequence is MNTFVNIFEFTKFRKFLAEYQERRQAAEPSFSRTEFCNLLGLPNTRSYFNDVVQGKRVTDNMRERFINVIGLKGNEARYFEAMVDFDQGKTAQVREAAFDAMMRLNKNPQAIVDPDSYEFFGNWYNSTVYAILEVMDVGDDVSELAAKIFPPVSEKRLKASLELMKKMSLVRKDERGFWKPTKDSLATVQQSKSQMVLQFQKQCLELSKQALESEGSESRDMTTFTFAVSKSAQAKVEKAAEKFKAQVRQIVMADNETPTVVEHVNLHVFSNIRENNKPSGAGEA, encoded by the coding sequence ATGAATACCTTCGTAAACATTTTCGAGTTTACCAAGTTCCGCAAGTTCCTGGCAGAATACCAGGAGCGCCGTCAGGCGGCGGAGCCTTCGTTTTCGCGTACCGAGTTCTGCAACTTGCTGGGGCTCCCCAATACCCGCAGCTATTTCAACGACGTGGTGCAGGGCAAGCGCGTGACCGACAACATGCGCGAGCGCTTTATAAACGTTATCGGGCTCAAGGGGAACGAGGCGAGGTATTTCGAGGCGATGGTCGATTTCGACCAGGGGAAGACGGCCCAGGTGCGCGAGGCGGCGTTCGATGCCATGATGCGCCTGAACAAGAACCCGCAGGCGATTGTGGACCCGGACAGCTACGAGTTCTTTGGCAACTGGTATAATAGTACTGTCTACGCGATTCTCGAGGTGATGGATGTTGGCGACGACGTGTCGGAACTCGCGGCGAAGATTTTCCCGCCTGTATCCGAGAAACGCCTGAAGGCGAGCCTCGAACTCATGAAAAAGATGTCGCTCGTACGCAAGGACGAACGCGGGTTTTGGAAGCCGACGAAGGATAGCCTTGCCACGGTGCAGCAGAGCAAGAGTCAGATGGTGCTCCAGTTCCAGAAGCAGTGCCTGGAACTCTCGAAGCAGGCGCTGGAATCCGAAGGGAGCGAATCCCGCGACATGACCACGTTTACGTTCGCGGTGTCGAAATCCGCGCAGGCGAAGGTCGAGAAGGCTGCCGAAAAGTTCAAGGCGCAGGTGCGCCAGATCGTGATGGCCGATAACGAGACGCCGACCGTCGTGGAACATGTGAACCTGCACGTGTTCAGCAATATCCGCGAAAACAATAAACCGTCCGGTGCGGGCGAGGCGTAG
- a CDS encoding LamG-like jellyroll fold domain-containing protein, with protein MIGSRRLAFAFVAVCVLAFFAGCSNTSSTDSAGILIETNTGNKGVARICVAPELWDLSAGDTVSLAFANRDTVGDTVFVYESDYRKVVDSSAVLSGMFDMDSVPVGKYDSVTIYGLYGERSYVVDVDVEDGETYMVNVDGVKEISVVEMSAWTGLSDFVYMSISDFNIKTGDSLKLYGTENWGVFEDTLVVSHFEYYDWTNLVMDSVTVASGSALLAFIPYGHYDSLLVTSPNGETKKHKLSFYIEEGKSYYIDSDGARPIAIDITPVREGDAQFYFFIESFEMAEGDTLSMMRSERELNGDTLHETNYFATKVVSAEDVLKGVVKVKNVPGGFYNQLSIRRVSNERGLSNGFAEDSRQWNLSETPIFISSSYVGSLDSVDVALPEGFEDLAKTDEIFVDIPFPIFLPASLDNPCLLDAEDNLIKLEASERDYYADSVLYWGKAPAMKLSRTGKLKFRIIDKCVEDNNLQLQLGTYRNHFSDAEISDSAYARFKDKKDLLGRSRWVDSTDKWFYIPDFKPFSEDGYYMGLSIWFNIDSMQVSEYAQIISAKKDSVGFTLQKRGASGAVNLRLDTRTGVYNTVVGRANGVLDGTWHNYSFKIHGDSVTTFIDGTLLESRQFDSGEGFAAAFNPSIGYGGLRGGVDEVFFFDGTQSNNWMRLFYALQYAVIKE; from the coding sequence ATGATTGGTTCGAGGCGACTCGCGTTCGCTTTTGTCGCGGTGTGCGTGCTCGCCTTCTTTGCGGGCTGCAGCAATACGTCTTCTACGGATTCCGCGGGGATTTTGATTGAAACGAATACGGGCAACAAGGGCGTCGCTCGCATATGTGTTGCTCCGGAACTGTGGGATCTCTCTGCTGGAGATACCGTTTCGCTTGCCTTTGCTAATCGCGATACCGTGGGCGATACGGTCTTTGTGTACGAAAGTGACTACCGTAAGGTGGTGGATTCTTCTGCGGTACTTTCGGGAATGTTTGACATGGATAGCGTTCCCGTAGGGAAATACGATTCCGTGACTATTTACGGACTGTATGGTGAGCGCTCGTATGTTGTGGACGTTGATGTCGAGGACGGCGAAACCTATATGGTCAACGTGGATGGCGTGAAGGAAATTTCGGTAGTTGAAATGTCGGCTTGGACGGGCTTGTCCGACTTTGTATATATGTCTATTTCTGATTTCAATATAAAGACGGGTGATTCCCTGAAACTGTATGGGACGGAAAATTGGGGCGTGTTTGAAGATACGCTGGTGGTGTCGCATTTTGAGTATTATGACTGGACCAACTTGGTGATGGATTCGGTAACTGTGGCTTCCGGGAGCGCCTTGCTTGCGTTTATACCTTACGGCCACTATGATTCCTTGCTGGTGACGTCGCCGAACGGCGAAACCAAGAAACATAAACTTTCGTTCTATATCGAAGAGGGAAAATCCTACTATATCGATTCTGACGGTGCGAGGCCCATTGCCATTGACATTACTCCTGTGCGTGAAGGCGATGCCCAATTTTACTTCTTTATAGAATCTTTCGAAATGGCCGAAGGTGATACCCTTTCGATGATGCGTTCCGAAAGGGAACTGAATGGCGATACGCTTCACGAAACCAATTATTTTGCAACGAAGGTCGTATCGGCTGAGGATGTTTTAAAGGGCGTAGTGAAAGTAAAAAACGTGCCGGGAGGATTCTACAACCAGTTGAGTATTAGAAGGGTGTCGAATGAACGCGGGTTATCCAACGGTTTTGCGGAAGATTCTAGACAGTGGAATTTATCTGAAACGCCAATATTCATATCGAGTTCTTATGTAGGCAGCCTTGACAGTGTGGACGTAGCCTTGCCCGAAGGATTTGAAGACTTGGCCAAGACGGACGAAATTTTTGTTGATATCCCGTTCCCGATATTCTTGCCGGCATCGCTTGACAATCCTTGCTTGCTTGATGCGGAAGATAACCTTATCAAGCTGGAAGCGAGCGAACGTGATTATTATGCCGATAGCGTGTTGTATTGGGGCAAGGCTCCTGCGATGAAATTATCTAGAACGGGGAAACTCAAATTCAGAATTATAGATAAGTGTGTTGAAGATAACAATCTGCAATTACAGTTGGGTACCTACAGAAACCATTTCTCCGATGCAGAAATTTCCGATTCCGCTTACGCTAGGTTCAAAGATAAGAAGGATCTTCTGGGCCGTTCCCGCTGGGTGGATTCTACCGACAAATGGTTTTACATTCCCGATTTCAAGCCCTTCTCCGAAGACGGCTACTACATGGGGCTCTCCATCTGGTTCAATATCGATTCCATGCAGGTGAGCGAGTACGCGCAGATTATCTCGGCCAAGAAGGACAGCGTGGGCTTCACCCTGCAGAAGCGCGGAGCATCGGGTGCGGTGAACCTCAGGCTTGATACGCGCACGGGCGTTTACAATACGGTCGTGGGTCGCGCGAACGGGGTGCTCGACGGCACGTGGCACAACTACTCGTTCAAGATTCACGGCGATAGCGTGACCACATTCATCGACGGAACGCTGCTGGAATCTAGGCAGTTCGATTCGGGCGAAGGCTTTGCAGCTGCATTCAACCCTTCGATCGGCTACGGCGGGCTTCGCGGCGGTGTTGACGAGGTATTCTTCTTCGATGGTACGCAGTCCAACAACTGGATGCGGCTCTTCTACGCCCTGCAATATGCGGTTATAAAGGAATAA